Proteins encoded within one genomic window of Brachybacterium muris:
- the istA gene encoding IS21 family transposase: protein MVRKIRAKLVLQLRAEGLSGRAISSSQGMSRKSVRAVFEAADAAGIGWGDIADVADEQVYARLFPGRGEHESVFAQPDWEQVHREMARVGVTLKLLHGEYFDATTAAGDPAMGYDRFCRTYQHHVMVTGAASRVGHKAGQSVEVDWSGPTMELADPVTGEVSKVFLFVACLPFSRYAFCFPALDMRQESWLRAHVAMFEALGGTVPRIVPDNLKTGVVKHPREGEIVLNDAYREMAAHYSAAVLPGRVRKPKDKASVENTVAHVATWVIAGLRDQRFTSLPELAAAIGQRMEAYNAEPFQKRPGSRASVFDAEERPLLTPLPAVPYEISTWHYGRRVGRNGHVTFARNFYSAPFAHIGAKVDLRITARTLEIYQGSQRLTSHLLLPETASNEYRTNDADLPAGERFQAWDAQRVRAWADRVGPATVIVIQRIFESVPIVEQGLDPALAVLRLSRRFSVDRVEAACALALTGRVRSPRYAHLHPILATGQDKVAALRPPREEPAEDGGYVRGADYYAGGVR from the coding sequence ATGGTACGGAAGATCAGGGCGAAGCTGGTGCTCCAGCTGCGCGCAGAAGGTCTGTCGGGGCGAGCGATTTCGTCCTCGCAGGGCATGTCCCGCAAGTCCGTGAGGGCGGTGTTCGAGGCCGCTGACGCTGCAGGGATCGGGTGGGGCGATATCGCGGACGTCGCCGATGAGCAGGTGTATGCCCGGTTGTTCCCGGGCCGGGGCGAGCACGAGAGCGTGTTCGCACAGCCGGACTGGGAACAGGTCCATCGAGAGATGGCCAGGGTCGGCGTGACGCTGAAGCTGTTGCACGGCGAGTACTTCGACGCGACCACGGCGGCTGGGGATCCGGCGATGGGGTATGACCGGTTTTGCCGCACCTACCAGCACCACGTCATGGTCACCGGTGCCGCTTCGAGAGTCGGTCACAAGGCCGGCCAGAGCGTGGAGGTCGACTGGTCCGGCCCCACGATGGAGCTGGCCGATCCGGTCACCGGCGAGGTCTCGAAGGTGTTCTTGTTCGTTGCCTGCCTGCCTTTTTCTCGTTACGCGTTCTGCTTCCCGGCGCTGGATATGCGCCAGGAGTCCTGGCTGCGAGCGCACGTAGCGATGTTCGAGGCGCTGGGCGGGACGGTCCCGAGGATCGTTCCGGACAACCTCAAGACCGGTGTGGTGAAGCACCCCCGCGAGGGCGAGATCGTCCTGAACGATGCGTATCGCGAGATGGCAGCGCATTACTCGGCGGCGGTGCTCCCGGGGAGGGTGCGGAAACCGAAAGACAAGGCGAGCGTGGAGAACACCGTCGCGCACGTCGCGACCTGGGTCATCGCCGGGCTGCGGGATCAGCGATTCACGTCCCTGCCCGAACTTGCAGCCGCCATCGGGCAGCGGATGGAGGCCTATAACGCGGAGCCGTTCCAGAAGCGGCCCGGATCCCGCGCCAGCGTGTTCGACGCGGAGGAGCGGCCGCTGCTGACGCCGCTGCCGGCGGTGCCCTACGAGATCTCGACATGGCACTACGGACGACGAGTGGGCAGGAACGGGCACGTCACGTTCGCGCGGAACTTCTACTCCGCGCCGTTCGCGCACATCGGCGCGAAGGTCGATCTGCGCATCACGGCCCGGACGCTGGAGATCTATCAGGGCAGCCAGCGACTGACCAGTCACCTGCTGCTCCCGGAGACCGCGAGCAATGAGTACCGCACCAACGACGCGGACCTACCTGCGGGCGAGCGTTTCCAGGCCTGGGACGCGCAGAGGGTGCGGGCGTGGGCAGATCGGGTCGGGCCGGCCACGGTGATCGTGATCCAGCGGATCTTCGAGTCCGTGCCGATCGTGGAACAGGGCCTGGATCCCGCGTTGGCGGTGCTACGGCTCTCTCGCCGCTTCTCCGTAGATCGGGTCGAGGCGGCCTGCGCACTCGCGCTGACGGGACGGGTCCGTTCACCGCGCTATGCGCATCTGCACCCGATCTTGGCCACCGGGCAGGACAAGGTCGCCGCCCTGCGTCCACCCCGCGAGGAACCCGCGGAAGACGGCGGATACGTCCGTGGCGCCGACTACTACGCCGGAGGTGTCCGGTGA
- a CDS encoding ATP-binding protein: MSVIDNDTKRKLREMGATALLDAIDAQDEAHVLGMSFQERLQLIVDEAHSIFNHGKVEGLIRRAGLRYPGADLRRLDLVEERGLNRNVIAQLATCSFIQRQQNVVFQGFTGSGKSYLGCALAKQACQHRLRAHYIRMPDLEEAWALAKDKPQGQTKFLRKYSTFSLLVIDEWLLDHPDEGMRSMLLELLER, encoded by the coding sequence GTGAGCGTGATCGATAACGACACGAAGCGGAAGCTGCGCGAGATGGGCGCGACCGCGCTGCTGGACGCGATCGATGCCCAGGATGAGGCTCACGTGCTGGGGATGTCGTTCCAGGAACGGCTCCAGCTGATCGTGGACGAGGCGCATTCCATCTTCAATCATGGAAAGGTCGAGGGTCTGATCCGCCGGGCGGGGCTGCGTTATCCCGGAGCGGACCTGCGGCGGCTGGATCTGGTCGAGGAACGGGGACTGAACCGGAACGTGATCGCGCAACTGGCAACCTGCTCCTTCATCCAGCGGCAACAGAACGTGGTCTTCCAGGGCTTCACCGGCTCAGGGAAGTCCTACCTCGGCTGCGCGCTGGCGAAGCAGGCCTGCCAGCACCGGCTCCGAGCCCACTACATCCGAATGCCCGACCTCGAAGAGGCCTGGGCCCTGGCAAAGGACAAGCCGCAGGGCCAGACGAAGTTCCTGCGGAAGTACTCCACGTTCTCGCTGCTGGTGATCGACGAGTGGCTGCTGGACCATCCTGACGAGGGAATGCGTTCGATGCTGCTGGAACTGCTCGAGCGCTGA
- a CDS encoding FAD-dependent oxidoreductase, with the protein MSDTPAANRRQVAQAETPDTIGAFPRLSDEQIVVLLVRGQRRTLTDGEVLIRPGEHPSSLYVVLEGHLLTVDTEPAADPRHSDESLAVGVHGRGRFVGDVGLLEGQPSFVFVSAIGAAEVVEVPVDELEAIVTSDPLLGEIILRAYLIRRSLAIGAGAGLRIVGSCFSPLTRDLLDFIVRNRLPHRLVDLDRDEKAERLVRQLGATVADFPLVILGGSRTVLGATPARLAEELGMRPPAPPATCDVVVVGAGPAGLAAAVYAASDGLSVHLCDAVATGGQAGTSAKIENYLGFPAGISGTELAERSLLQVRKFGATLDIPTTLQEVVEDEDRFRVIFEDGREVTSDVVVLATGVRYRSLPAAGLDRFQTSDVFYAATAQEARMCVDTPVTVVGGGNSAGQAALLLARTSSRVHLVVRAADLGAGMSRYLVDQIQHHPRINVLLSSEVVEAHGGNRLEAVTVRHGDVLKKLRAGHVFVFIGAAPATTGLKVDVARDPDGYILTGAEAELAGAGTEGSPRFSLETTIPGVFAIGDVRHGSVKRMTSAVGEGASVVRQIHEYLNEGRHSRVRA; encoded by the coding sequence ATGAGTGACACGCCCGCCGCCAACCGCCGCCAGGTCGCTCAGGCCGAGACGCCTGATACCATCGGCGCCTTCCCGCGGCTCAGCGACGAGCAGATCGTGGTGCTGCTCGTACGAGGGCAGCGCCGCACACTCACCGACGGGGAGGTTCTCATCCGGCCCGGCGAGCACCCGTCCTCCCTCTATGTCGTCCTGGAAGGGCACCTGCTGACGGTGGACACCGAACCTGCGGCGGATCCGCGTCACTCCGATGAGTCGTTGGCGGTCGGGGTGCACGGCCGCGGCCGGTTCGTGGGGGATGTCGGGCTGCTGGAAGGACAGCCGTCTTTCGTGTTCGTCTCCGCCATCGGCGCCGCCGAGGTGGTGGAGGTGCCCGTCGATGAGCTGGAGGCCATCGTCACCTCGGACCCGCTGTTGGGTGAGATCATCCTGCGGGCCTACCTCATCCGCCGCTCCCTGGCCATCGGGGCGGGAGCGGGCCTGCGGATCGTCGGCTCCTGCTTCTCCCCGCTGACCCGGGATCTGCTGGACTTCATCGTACGAAACCGGCTGCCCCACCGGCTGGTGGACCTGGATAGGGACGAGAAAGCGGAGCGGCTGGTCCGCCAGCTCGGCGCCACCGTCGCCGACTTCCCGCTGGTGATCCTCGGCGGCTCACGCACCGTCCTGGGTGCCACCCCGGCACGGCTCGCCGAAGAGTTGGGGATGCGCCCGCCCGCCCCACCGGCCACCTGCGATGTGGTGGTCGTCGGCGCTGGGCCGGCTGGTCTTGCCGCGGCGGTGTACGCAGCCTCCGATGGGTTGTCGGTCCACCTGTGCGACGCGGTCGCCACCGGCGGGCAGGCGGGAACATCAGCGAAGATCGAGAACTATCTGGGGTTTCCCGCCGGAATCTCCGGCACTGAGCTCGCCGAGCGCAGCCTCCTGCAAGTGCGCAAGTTCGGTGCCACGTTGGACATCCCGACCACGCTCCAGGAGGTCGTGGAGGATGAGGACCGCTTCCGGGTGATCTTCGAAGATGGCAGGGAGGTCACCTCCGATGTGGTGGTCCTTGCCACCGGAGTGCGATACCGCTCGCTTCCCGCCGCGGGGCTGGACCGGTTCCAGACCTCGGACGTGTTCTACGCGGCAACAGCGCAGGAAGCGCGGATGTGCGTAGACACACCTGTCACTGTTGTCGGCGGCGGCAACTCCGCCGGCCAGGCAGCGCTGTTACTTGCCCGCACGTCCTCCCGTGTGCACCTTGTGGTGCGCGCCGCGGACCTGGGAGCGGGAATGTCCAGATACCTGGTGGACCAGATCCAACATCACCCCCGTATCAACGTGCTGCTGTCCTCGGAGGTCGTGGAAGCACACGGCGGCAACCGTTTGGAAGCGGTCACAGTCCGTCACGGTGACGTGCTGAAGAAGCTCCGCGCGGGGCACGTGTTCGTCTTCATCGGCGCCGCTCCGGCGACGACGGGATTGAAGGTCGATGTGGCACGCGATCCTGACGGGTACATCCTCACCGGCGCGGAGGCGGAGTTGGCCGGCGCGGGGACGGAAGGAAGCCCCCGCTTCTCTTTGGAAACCACCATCCCCGGGGTCTTCGCTATCGGCGATGTGCGGCACGGGTCTGTGAAGCGAATGACCTCGGCTGTGGGTGAGGGCGCCAGTGTGGTCCGGCAGATCCACGAGTACCTGAACGAGGGTCGTCACAGTCGGGTGCGCGCATGA
- a CDS encoding UBP-type zinc finger domain-containing protein, translating to MRYVDPHVALIRPVRPRTPGSCEDCVAVGTPWLHLRMCRTCGKVGCCDSPPMRHARRHALTAGQPIVRSLELGENWSWCYVDEAYL from the coding sequence ATGAGATACGTCGACCCACACGTCGCGCTCATCCGCCCGGTCCGTCCCCGGACACCCGGGTCATGTGAGGACTGCGTGGCGGTCGGCACGCCCTGGCTGCACCTGCGGATGTGCCGCACCTGCGGGAAGGTCGGGTGCTGCGACTCCCCCCCGATGCGGCACGCCCGCAGGCATGCGCTCACGGCGGGGCAACCCATCGTGCGGTCGCTGGAGCTGGGGGAGAACTGGAGCTGGTGCTACGTGGACGAAGCGTACCTATGA
- the clpB gene encoding ATP-dependent chaperone ClpB, protein MDMNSLTQKSQEALTSAQSIAVQAGQIETDEEHLLLALLQQEEGLVPRLLQTAGADVEAVRADVEAEIARKPSVSGSSPQTGQVYLSRSLTSTLERAEREAKRLKDSYISVEHLVLALADDSSNRAASRVLRGHGVTRESFLSALTKIRGNQHVNSATPEQTYEALEKYGRDLVADARLGKLDPVIGRDAEIRRVIQILSRKTKNNPVLIGEPGVGKTAIVEGLAQRILREDVPEGLRDKTVFSLDLSALVAGAKYRGEFEERMKAVLAEVKAGEGRILLFIDELHTLVGAGATEGAMDAGNMLKPMLARGELHLIGATTLDEYRKHIEKDAALERRFQTVMVDEPDVEDAISILRGLRERLEIFHGVRIQDSALVAAAVLSHRYITDRFLPDKAIDLIDEACARLRTEIDSMPAELDELTRRVTRLEIEEAALSKETDTASKKRLEELRRELTDLKAEADAKRAQWEAERQAIRKVQELRGELERLRREAEEAERSYDLNRAAELRYGAIADAERRLHAEEERLASKQGRQRLLREVVTEDEIAEIVAAWTGIPVARLQEGERNKILSLEATLKERVVGQDEAITLVSDAIIRARSGIRDPRRPIGSFIFLGPTGVGKTELAKALAQALFDSESAMVRLDMSEYQERHTVSRLVGAPPGYVGYDEGGQLTEAVRRHPYSVVLFDEIEKAHPDVFNTLLQVLDDGRITDSQGRTVDFRNTIIIMTSNIGAHHLLGSDGGAIPDDVRNSVLGELRAHFRPEFLNRVDDIVVFSPLGREQIQDIVELQFTDLRSRLAERQIRIELTPAARQLIADRGYDPVYGARPLRRYISHEIETRLGRALLSGEVMDGSTVTLDVQDGDLVFNIAAPVEEEDTA, encoded by the coding sequence ATGGACATGAACTCACTCACTCAGAAGTCGCAGGAAGCGCTCACCTCGGCCCAGAGCATCGCGGTCCAGGCCGGTCAGATCGAGACGGATGAGGAGCATCTCCTGCTCGCACTGCTCCAGCAGGAGGAGGGGCTGGTTCCCCGACTGCTGCAGACAGCGGGTGCTGACGTGGAAGCGGTACGCGCCGACGTCGAAGCGGAGATCGCCCGCAAGCCCAGCGTCTCCGGGTCCTCCCCGCAGACCGGTCAGGTGTATCTGAGCCGCAGCCTCACCTCCACCCTGGAACGGGCGGAGCGGGAGGCAAAGCGGCTGAAAGACTCCTACATCTCCGTGGAGCATCTCGTTCTGGCCCTCGCCGACGACTCCTCCAACCGCGCCGCGTCCCGCGTGCTGCGCGGGCACGGTGTCACCCGGGAGAGCTTCCTCAGCGCGCTCACCAAGATCCGCGGCAACCAGCACGTCAACTCCGCCACCCCCGAGCAGACGTACGAGGCGTTGGAGAAGTACGGCCGTGACCTGGTCGCTGACGCCCGGCTGGGCAAGCTTGACCCGGTCATCGGGCGTGATGCGGAGATCCGTCGGGTCATCCAGATCCTCTCCCGCAAGACCAAGAACAACCCCGTCCTCATCGGCGAGCCCGGTGTCGGAAAGACCGCCATCGTGGAGGGCCTTGCCCAGCGGATCTTGCGTGAGGACGTGCCCGAGGGCCTTCGCGACAAGACCGTGTTCTCGCTGGACCTGTCTGCCCTGGTCGCCGGCGCGAAGTACCGGGGCGAGTTCGAGGAGCGAATGAAGGCAGTCCTGGCAGAGGTGAAGGCAGGGGAGGGACGCATCCTGCTGTTCATCGACGAGCTGCACACCCTGGTGGGGGCGGGAGCCACCGAAGGGGCGATGGACGCGGGCAACATGCTCAAGCCGATGCTCGCCCGCGGGGAGCTGCACCTCATCGGTGCCACCACCCTCGATGAGTACCGCAAGCACATCGAGAAGGACGCTGCCCTGGAACGCCGGTTCCAGACGGTGATGGTCGATGAACCCGACGTGGAGGACGCGATCTCCATCCTCCGCGGCCTGCGCGAACGACTGGAGATCTTCCACGGTGTCCGCATCCAGGACAGCGCATTGGTCGCGGCCGCCGTGCTGTCCCACCGGTACATTACCGACCGGTTCCTGCCCGACAAGGCCATCGACCTCATCGACGAAGCCTGCGCGCGATTGCGAACCGAGATCGACTCAATGCCTGCCGAGCTGGACGAGTTGACCCGGCGGGTGACCCGCCTGGAGATCGAGGAAGCGGCGCTGTCGAAGGAGACCGACACGGCCAGCAAGAAACGGCTGGAGGAGCTGCGCCGGGAACTGACCGACCTGAAGGCGGAGGCGGACGCCAAGCGCGCCCAGTGGGAGGCTGAGCGTCAAGCGATCCGCAAGGTCCAGGAGCTGCGCGGTGAGCTGGAGCGGCTGCGGCGGGAGGCGGAGGAAGCGGAGCGCTCCTACGACCTCAACCGTGCCGCTGAACTGAGGTACGGGGCTATCGCTGACGCGGAACGACGCCTGCACGCCGAGGAGGAGCGTCTCGCCTCCAAACAAGGCCGGCAGAGGCTGCTGCGGGAGGTGGTCACCGAGGACGAGATCGCCGAGATCGTCGCAGCATGGACGGGGATCCCCGTGGCCCGGCTGCAGGAAGGTGAACGCAACAAGATCCTCAGCCTGGAGGCCACCCTCAAGGAGCGGGTGGTCGGTCAGGATGAGGCCATCACGCTCGTCAGCGACGCGATTATCCGTGCCCGCTCCGGCATCCGCGACCCGCGCCGACCCATCGGCTCGTTCATCTTCCTCGGCCCCACCGGAGTGGGAAAGACCGAACTGGCCAAAGCGCTCGCGCAAGCACTGTTCGACAGCGAGTCGGCAATGGTCCGGCTGGACATGAGCGAATACCAGGAACGTCACACCGTCAGCCGGCTCGTCGGTGCACCTCCCGGGTATGTCGGGTACGACGAGGGAGGGCAGCTGACCGAGGCGGTGCGCCGCCACCCGTACAGCGTGGTCCTTTTCGACGAGATCGAGAAAGCGCACCCGGACGTGTTCAACACGCTGCTGCAGGTCCTCGACGACGGCCGCATCACCGACAGCCAGGGACGCACCGTCGACTTCCGCAACACCATCATCATCATGACCTCCAACATCGGTGCCCATCACCTGTTGGGCTCCGATGGCGGCGCGATCCCCGACGACGTGCGAAACAGTGTGCTCGGTGAGTTGCGCGCCCACTTCCGTCCCGAGTTCCTCAACCGGGTGGACGACATCGTGGTGTTCTCGCCGCTGGGTCGTGAACAGATCCAGGACATTGTGGAACTGCAGTTCACCGACCTGCGCTCCCGGCTGGCCGAGCGTCAGATCCGCATCGAGCTGACGCCCGCGGCACGCCAGCTCATCGCCGACCGCGGCTACGACCCCGTGTACGGTGCACGGCCGCTGCGACGCTACATCAGCCATGAGATCGAGACCCGACTGGGTCGTGCGCTGCTGAGCGGGGAGGTGATGGACGGGTCGACGGTCACGCTGGACGTGCAGGACGGCGACCTCGTCTTCAACATCGCAGCGCCCGTCGAAGAGGAGGACACGGCGTGA
- a CDS encoding chaperone modulator CbpM — translation MTSHHLPVRVARADLEATAVAAGIHPDTLRKFVELGLVTAHVDTSGRLWFARTVPARVHTIVRLHSDLAVNYAGIALVLDLLARIEQLEHHRTIRLEGDTPWT, via the coding sequence ATGACCTCACATCACCTGCCCGTCCGTGTCGCCCGGGCCGACCTGGAGGCGACCGCGGTGGCCGCAGGTATCCACCCGGATACGCTGCGGAAGTTCGTCGAGCTGGGGCTGGTCACCGCCCACGTCGACACCAGCGGCCGGCTGTGGTTCGCCCGTACGGTCCCCGCCCGCGTGCACACCATCGTGCGTCTGCACTCCGATCTTGCCGTGAACTACGCCGGCATCGCACTCGTGCTCGACCTGCTCGCCCGCATCGAGCAGCTCGAGCATCACCGGACCATCCGACTTGAAGGAGACACCCCATGGACATGA
- a CDS encoding DnaJ C-terminal domain-containing protein, with translation MAEDLYSALGVSRSADQKEIRRAYREKARKFHPDVNKTPGAEETFKRISEAHDVLSDPETRSQYDRFGENFRQYAAADAARSSEQPRRSGGTRYTWSGGGAQSVNWEDLFGGGFGGFGRGADRTAELEITVEEAYRGGRRTVQVASPYGGAQEYTIDIPAGAVDGQQLRIAGAGGAGADGQDGDLLVTLRVKDSKRYRLSGADIETDLPIAPWEAALGADVSVPTPGGPVTVHVPPGSSTGRRLRLRGQGMPRRGKPGDLYARVKVVVPRTLSKKEKELFEQLRDESSFDARRGS, from the coding sequence ATGGCGGAGGATCTCTACAGCGCGCTGGGGGTCTCCCGGTCGGCGGATCAGAAGGAGATCCGCCGCGCCTACCGGGAGAAGGCCCGCAAGTTCCACCCGGACGTCAACAAGACCCCGGGGGCGGAGGAGACCTTCAAACGGATCAGTGAAGCCCACGATGTGCTGTCGGACCCGGAAACGCGCTCACAGTACGACCGGTTCGGTGAGAACTTCCGGCAGTACGCCGCCGCGGACGCGGCTCGCTCCTCCGAGCAGCCGCGCCGCAGCGGCGGCACCCGATACACGTGGAGCGGGGGCGGCGCGCAGAGCGTGAACTGGGAGGACCTCTTCGGGGGCGGCTTCGGTGGTTTCGGTCGCGGCGCCGACCGCACCGCGGAGCTGGAGATCACGGTCGAGGAGGCCTACCGGGGCGGGCGGCGGACGGTGCAGGTCGCGTCCCCGTACGGCGGCGCGCAGGAGTACACCATCGACATCCCAGCGGGCGCTGTCGACGGGCAGCAGCTGCGGATCGCGGGCGCAGGCGGAGCGGGCGCCGACGGACAGGACGGGGACCTGCTGGTCACGCTGCGCGTGAAGGACAGTAAGCGGTACCGGCTCAGCGGCGCGGACATCGAAACAGACCTTCCCATCGCACCGTGGGAGGCGGCGCTGGGCGCGGATGTCAGCGTGCCCACCCCCGGCGGCCCGGTCACCGTGCACGTTCCGCCCGGCTCGTCCACTGGCAGGCGGCTCCGCCTGCGCGGGCAGGGGATGCCCCGCAGAGGAAAGCCGGGAGACCTGTATGCGCGGGTGAAGGTCGTCGTTCCCCGCACTCTCAGCAAGAAGGAGAAGGAGCTGTTCGAACAGCTCCGCGACGAATCGTCGTTTGATGCCAGGAGAGGATCATGA
- a CDS encoding nucleotide exchange factor GrpE, which translates to MVEEQNEDTRAVDLLNDDLTEVSPEELRAAQAAVASQLETAEDRWRRAAADYDNLRKRTAGEIQTVREQERRHTASAFLPVVDGLDRALSFGADLDEGVRGGMQAIRAQAADALRALGYPEIVIDGAEFDPHLHEAVSVVEDASVPPRSILDVTRPGFGTRERMLRPAAVVVTRKPEEE; encoded by the coding sequence ATGGTCGAGGAGCAGAACGAGGACACGCGGGCCGTGGACCTGCTGAACGACGACCTCACCGAGGTGTCCCCGGAGGAGCTCCGCGCCGCGCAAGCAGCGGTCGCCTCCCAGTTGGAGACGGCCGAGGACCGGTGGCGCCGGGCGGCGGCGGACTACGACAACCTCCGCAAACGGACGGCGGGCGAGATCCAGACCGTCCGCGAGCAGGAGCGGCGGCACACCGCCAGTGCCTTCTTGCCCGTCGTCGACGGGCTGGACCGGGCGCTCAGCTTCGGGGCGGACCTTGACGAGGGCGTTCGGGGTGGCATGCAGGCAATCCGGGCGCAAGCCGCTGATGCGTTGCGCGCACTCGGGTACCCCGAGATTGTCATCGACGGTGCGGAGTTCGACCCGCATCTGCACGAGGCGGTCTCGGTCGTCGAGGATGCCAGCGTCCCGCCGCGCAGCATCCTCGACGTCACTCGCCCCGGGTTCGGAACGCGTGAGCGGATGCTGCGACCGGCTGCGGTCGTGGTCACCCGCAAGCCGGAGGAGGAGTAG
- the dnaK gene encoding molecular chaperone DnaK, with amino-acid sequence MAKAVGIDLGTTNSVIAVWEGGEGKVIPNAEGARTTPSVVAFTEDGERLVGQLARRQSILNPKGTISSAKRFIGRSFDEIKEEANAVGFDVVEGPNGEARFNIRGKQYAPEEISAQVLRKLVDDASKFLGEKVTEAVITVPAYFNDAQRTATKDAGRIAGLEVLRIINEPTAAALAYGMDKKNHETILVFDLGGGTFDVSLLDVGDGVVEVRSTAGDTHLGGDDFDRRLVDYFADEFKNENGIDLRNDPQALQRLFEAAEKAKVELSSVSQTQVSLPFITADASGPRHLTMTVKRSKFEDLTADLVERCLGPVRQAMADAKMSEDDIDEVILVGGSTRIPAVQALVKRLTGGKEPNMTVNPDEVVAVGAAIQAGVLKGDVDDVLLLDVTPLSLGVETRGGVMTKIIERNTTIPARRSEVFSTAEDNQPSVEIVVLQGERENAADNRVLGRFQLTGIRPAPRGEAQVEVTFDIDANGILNVTAKDKDTGTEQGITISDTSNLDQGEIDRMIKEAEQHRADDQALRQAVDARNELDSAAYQVERVLRELGDAAPEHERARAELLITQAREAVQNNVGEQEAKERTGELLQVAQSLAAARANASHAEQPAQDDEDDVVDAEFDK; translated from the coding sequence ATGGCCAAGGCAGTAGGAATCGATCTGGGGACCACGAACTCCGTTATCGCCGTCTGGGAGGGCGGCGAGGGGAAGGTCATCCCGAACGCGGAGGGAGCCCGCACTACCCCGTCGGTGGTCGCTTTCACCGAGGACGGTGAACGGCTGGTGGGGCAGCTTGCCCGCCGCCAGAGCATCCTCAACCCGAAGGGCACCATCTCGTCCGCCAAGCGGTTCATCGGCCGGTCCTTCGACGAGATCAAGGAGGAAGCCAACGCCGTCGGCTTCGACGTCGTGGAAGGCCCCAACGGCGAAGCACGGTTCAACATCCGCGGCAAGCAGTACGCGCCGGAGGAGATCAGCGCCCAGGTGCTGCGCAAGCTCGTCGACGACGCCAGCAAGTTCCTCGGTGAGAAGGTGACCGAGGCCGTCATCACCGTTCCCGCCTACTTCAACGACGCCCAACGCACCGCTACCAAGGACGCCGGACGCATCGCCGGGCTCGAGGTGCTGCGCATCATCAACGAGCCCACCGCCGCCGCACTGGCGTACGGAATGGACAAGAAGAACCACGAGACCATCCTGGTGTTCGACCTCGGTGGCGGCACGTTCGATGTCAGCCTCCTCGACGTGGGCGACGGGGTCGTCGAAGTGCGATCCACCGCCGGTGACACCCACCTGGGCGGCGACGACTTCGACCGCCGGCTGGTGGACTACTTTGCCGACGAGTTCAAGAACGAGAACGGCATCGACCTGCGCAACGACCCGCAGGCGCTGCAGCGGCTGTTCGAGGCGGCCGAGAAGGCGAAGGTCGAGCTCAGCTCGGTGTCCCAGACCCAGGTCAGCCTGCCCTTCATCACCGCCGACGCTAGCGGACCCAGGCACCTCACCATGACCGTGAAGCGGTCCAAGTTCGAAGACCTCACCGCTGACCTCGTTGAGCGGTGCCTCGGTCCGGTGCGTCAGGCGATGGCCGACGCGAAGATGAGTGAGGACGACATCGACGAGGTCATCCTCGTGGGCGGTTCCACCCGCATCCCCGCTGTCCAAGCGCTCGTCAAGCGGCTCACCGGCGGCAAGGAGCCGAACATGACGGTGAACCCCGATGAGGTGGTCGCTGTGGGCGCCGCCATCCAGGCGGGCGTCCTCAAGGGCGACGTCGACGACGTGCTGCTGCTGGATGTCACCCCGCTGTCGCTGGGTGTGGAGACCCGCGGTGGCGTGATGACGAAGATCATCGAACGCAACACCACCATCCCCGCCCGACGCAGCGAGGTGTTCTCCACGGCCGAAGACAACCAGCCGTCGGTGGAGATCGTCGTCCTGCAGGGCGAGCGGGAGAACGCCGCAGACAACCGGGTGCTGGGCCGGTTCCAGCTCACCGGCATCCGCCCCGCTCCTCGCGGTGAAGCGCAGGTGGAGGTCACCTTCGACATCGACGCGAACGGCATCCTGAACGTGACGGCGAAGGACAAGGACACCGGCACCGAGCAGGGCATCACCATCAGCGACACCTCGAATCTGGACCAGGGCGAGATCGACCGGATGATCAAGGAAGCCGAGCAGCACCGGGCTGACGACCAGGCGCTGCGCCAGGCCGTGGACGCCCGCAACGAGCTGGACTCCGCCGCCTACCAGGTCGAGCGGGTACTGCGTGAGCTCGGCGACGCTGCACCGGAGCACGAGCGTGCCCGCGCGGAGCTGCTCATCACGCAGGCCCGCGAGGCAGTGCAGAACAACGTCGGCGAGCAGGAAGCGAAAGAGCGCACCGGCGAGCTGCTGCAGGTTGCGCAGTCCCTTGCTGCGGCCCGCGCGAACGCCAGCCACGCTGAGCAGCCCGCTCAGGACGACGAAGACGACGTCGTCGACGCCGAATTCGACAAGTAG